From Pseudodesulfovibrio nedwellii:
CTTTCGTCGTTGCTATGGTCTAGAAGAATCCTCCCCATACTTTACGATGATATCGTCGGGTAAGGAACGTAAGCTGTTCGATCTGACTGACAAGGAGTTCAGAGAGCGGCTGCGGGTTAAGCTGTTTACCCCGTCAGGCAAGCGAAAGGTAGATGTGCTTATCCTTGACAATTGGAGCGCCTTATTTTCCGGGGAAGAAGACAAGGCATGGCGGGACATCAATGGATTTCTTGCTGAGTTGAAACTTGCCGGGATAGCCATATTGTTCGTGCATCATGCCTCTGACGCAGATCCGAGTAAGCCGGATGGGTATAAAAAGAAGAATCGCTTTTTCGACAGCCGTTTTTACGCGGTAAAGAAGCAGGCTTCTTCTGATAATGGTGACCAACCCATGGCCGTCAGCGTACATGGCGGGAAAAGTCGTTCTGGCTCAGGTCATACAGCCTTCGATTTGCGGCTCTTTTTTGTCAAAAATCAGTCCGGAGAGGAACGCGCCTTCTGGCTTGTCGATGCAGACAAGCGGGCCAGGGACGTCTTTGAGCTCCGCACCCAAAAAATGATCTACGAGCAAATCGGAAAGGCTCTTGGTTGTAGCAAGAACACTGCAAATGATAGTATCAAGAACAACGGGCATCCTGATCCAGGAAATTGGGTAAAATCCAAATAAATCAGACTGGTATACACCCATCCCAATCCATCCCAGTGAGCAGGCCGCTTTTAATCTGCTTCTGGGATGTTTTTTTTATGTTTAGTCAGTGATTCTAGATTGATGCGCGTATTCGGTTTCATCCAAATAGTAATCCCGAAGTATCGAGCAATGCTAGACACTTTAGAAGGCTGTTTGCTGTTTTAACCATTCGATATGGCAGGATAAAATGAATATGCTGGGATGGAGGGATGAGCTTCGGTCTGAAAATGTTGAAATTTGGATAACCTTATATTCCAAATAGTTATATGCAAATAGTTGGAGGGAGGAGAAAAGGTTGCACCAAGGGGATGTCCTTGACGAGCCAATTCCGAGCTTGAGTAACCCCATTACTCTAAGCATTTAGAGGAGGAAATTCGCCTTTTCCAAGCGAACGACCATGGAGGTAGCATGTAGATTCCTCCTAGGAAAAGATCATCAGCCACCCTTCGTTAGGGCACACATGCGGAATTTATACTTCTTGGCTATTTGGCTTGTGAGCCTCCATCCACGCACTCCTGGAGACCGTTTTAGGCTAAGAGGCTTTTGGCTGTCTGCGGTGTCTACAATGTTAACTAGTAATTCCGACCCAATCAATTCCATACCGTGCTTTTCGCCCTCCACCGCTTTGGACGAGCATCCTGGTTTCCACCGGAGTCTTCAAGTCGCGTGTCGCCGTTGCGGAGGATGCGTTGGTCATGGAGATGTGTTTCTTGTTCGAAATACCACCCTCGAAGTCGTCAGGGTCAGCGACGAGCAACTTGTTGAGCACCTTGCGTTGCCGATCGTTAATATTAATCTCGGCGTACCTTTCCCAAAACTCAGCCATCCATGATGGTCAGCCGTGTCAACTCGCGTGAATTGCGTATGCCTTGTTTGACCATTTCGAGAAACCAGTACAACCTCTTTGCGAGGTGTCAATCGCCTTTTTGTGCGTTTTTTAGGACCGATTAATAGGCCTTTTGGGACGCCGAAACCTGTGAAGACAAGCTGTAGGATTTCTGAGAGGTTTGCTCGTCTTGCGCTATGGCCATATCGGTTATCGCCCGTGCGAGTCTCCCGTTACCGTCATCAAACGGATGAAGCGTAACAAACCAGAAATGAGCGATCCCAGCCCGAACGATGCCGTCTCCATCTACCGGAGAGTTGAACCAATCCAAGAAGACTTCCATCTCTTTGGGGAATAAATCAGCAGGAGGGGCTTCATAGTGCAGTTTCACCTTCCCCGATCTGCCAGAAACCATCTGCATCGCTCCTTGCACGTCTGTCCCCCAATCACCCACAGTAATGCGCTGAATGCCGGTGTACCCTGTCGGGAAAAGCGCCGCCTGTCATCCAATGAACCGCTCTGCGGTAAGAGGATCGCTATGGTTCGCCGTAGCATCCTCGTATTGATGCTGAGGATGATATCCAGCCTCCTCTAGCCCAACTTTCCGAACGACAGACGACCGAACAAACTATGGGTGTAATTTCAGACCCTTAATTCCCGAAGTTAGCAAAGCCTCCGTATCCCCAAATACAGCCTCAGCCTCAAGGGCAAACTGATTATCCAAGGCCGCCATCTGGACGAGTAATTTCCTCTGCATCTTCCGACAACTTTCAAGTTTGGAGAAAAGGATTTCTACATCATACCGGAAAGTAGGCTAGGTCTCTTCCTAGCCATATATAATGAACCAGGATGTGTTTCTTGTTTTATTTAGATCAAATTTTGATTTGAATATGTCAGTTTTTTCATCAAGTGCGAATTGGCATGATGCACAGATCAATGCCTCTCCTTTTGGAGAGGCCTGTACCAAATGGACAAATACTTAGCGTAATTCAGAAGCCCCGAAGGATATGCCTCTTTGCCATGGCCTCGCGAATTAATTTCAGCGAGATCGCAAGCCCTGGCCAAACAAAAAACAAGATCTGCACGGAAGTGAGCTTCTTGCGACATCCTCTCTTGAACTGTAGCAAGCGGAGACGGATGCTCAAGCGTAAGCACAATTCCGTTAGCCTCACTGCAGCACCAGACATCAAAATCAACGTCGTCACAGCCGGTCACCTATCGCTAGGCATTTTTTGCTTCGTTGATAAAATCCACATCTTCGAATGGATTGTTGCCTTCTACGAGGAGTTGTACATGATATATAGAATCCATCAGGCTTTTTCCCTTTTGTACATTCATGAGTCAAAGTACGCTTTAACCGGTTGAGCCAAATCTAAGTCGTAAATATATGCATGGCTAGTTAACAAATTAAGGTACTGAATTACTTTGGCTTCATAATTGGCAGGAGTAAATCCCGGAGGAACAGGGAAGCGAAATCTATTTACAATGATTCTTCTATGTTAAGTTACCATCAAGTCAATTCTTTTACAGGTTTCCTGGATGATTGGAATGCTGGAAAAGAAATGATTTGGATTTCCAGAGTTAAAAAGGTACGGGGCTGAAGACTCGGTCTCCATGGCGGGTTGACAAAACATGGCTATTCCTCGGGATGTTAAGAGATCGAAAGGATAATCAATTATTCATTTTTATTAAACTATTTCAAATTTTAAAACAGGATAACCTCGTGTGTTGTTCTCAATTGTGATGCGGGTGACGACATCTTCAAGTCGAGAGTTTATAGAGGACAAAATGGCGATGTACGGCTTGAAACCGTGCTGGATTGATCCATCGTGAATCGTCAGCCGATATGTGATGTTGTTCAGTTCAAGGTCGAAGTCATATGCGAGTGTCCAGCCGTTAGGAATCTGGGCTTCATCATGGCAGATCCTTTCGCCAACCAAGCCATTTGAAGTCCATTGCAAAAAACGTTTGCCCATGAGTCTAAGTTGAGCATCGATCTGAGGGCCAATGACCGTGTTAGCGAATGTAAATTTTCCATTGCGGATGTTGAGGTAGCGCATATGCTTCTCCATTATTTTTGGTTGAAAAAACAGAAAAGGTCATGAGCGAATGTTTGCCCATGACCTTACTTATTTTTACCAAGTTTCTTCTGTATATTATAGTGGCTATCTATAAAAGATAATTTAATTTTCAGTTCCTATTCCTTGTAGGAACCTAGCGCAATTGAGATGCTCCAAAACGATGGCTGTCTGGCGAAGCATCCTGTTTTTGATTAGTTTTTGCGAGATAGCTTGCCCGATAAAAGAGGTGATCAATGGCGCTATTAAAAGAGATGGTCGAATCGATCAAGGTGCAAACAGATGCTTTTCGGGGAGGGCGTTCAAGTATAACACCATTTTCAACAGCCATACCTTTTTGATTTCGATCACAGGGCCAAACATAATTTTTAGCGTCACGGTCCAGTACCCGTCCCCAAACTTTTATTACTTTACCGAGAAATCTCCGGTAGTCCCGGACAACACTGCCATTCACAAAAACAATGCAATGGTAGTGAGGATGTTTTGAGCTTTTTTGTTCTTTAACCCAAACATAGTGCAGATCAATTTTCGCCCCCTTCCTTTTGCTGAGATTGCGGGCGTTATCTCTCATTATTTTAAAAAAATGTTGAATCTCTACATTTTCGCCCTTTGACTTGTAATCAACCGGAAAATGTAAATCGAACCTTATTGCTAACACTCGACAGTGCTTACCTGTCATCCACCACATGCTGTCATACAGTCGTTGCAGGATGATGTGAAAACAAAAGAACCTGCCGTTCCCTGTGTTGATAGGCAAACCATTGAAACATCCTTTGTTGGTAGTGGATTTATGATGCATAGAAACCTCTTAATATGCTAAAATTACTAACTATAATATAGTACAAGAGGTGTGAAAAATAATTAGCATTATAGAATCTATTAATCGGGAGAGTGTCATGACTTTGATTCCTGAACGACTGAAGGGCGCTGCTTACCAGTTGGCGGAGAGAGTTGCTTCTTGGCTTGGGTGGATTGTATTTTAGTCTTGGCATCAGAAAACAAGGAAGGGTGTCTAAGTGGCTGATACGAAGATTGTTGTCTTTGGTGTAGCGTAATTAACTAACTGTTTTAATAAACAATAGATTAGATATTATAATAATAGCGAGGAAATCAAAGCTCAACAAAGCCCACAGAGAAGGGAGCTCTCGTGGCATGAGATCAGTAGTTCCAGACAATTAAGTTATCGCGAGATATGAAAACTACACGCCAAGAATGTAAATACAAATTGACATACAGTTTGTGCCTGCGAGACTTGGCAGTAATGTAATTTGCATATACATACGTTTAATGAAATCCCAAAAACTCATCATTCAAGACGATGATCCCGATGTGCAGGCAGCCATGTTCGTTAAGCACGCACGGAAAGCTTTAGAGCGTCAGAAGCCTAACAAGACCTCCATATCCATCCGCCTGCATACCGACGTAATTGAGTTCTTGGAGTCTATTTCAGACGGGAAGTATCAGCCCGCTATCAACACGATATTGCGTGCATTTGTCGAATATCCAGTAGATAAACTGCCGGAAGCTTTGGCAGATGATGATTCGCTTCCAGATCTGCCCAAGAAGCCTGTTAGCATCCGTTTAGACAAAGATTTGTTCGCTACGTTTAAGGAACAGGGGAAGGGCTATCAAACTCGTATTAATCAGGCTTTGCGTGTGTTCTTGTTGTACTCAAAGGCTAGCTCTGGTGGGTACTATTGAAGACCTCAAATTTGCAATGAACAGCCTTCTCAATCCCTGTGTTTACGGGGTGAAAATGGCCTAAAATTCAGATTTGGCTTACTCGGTCAATCATCTTGATGATCTCTCGGTTAGAAAAGATCACACCCTCCAAGTCTTTTTTACGACATGGCGTTTCATTTAGAAATGAAGCAACCCAACGGTGCTTTTCTTCAGTTTTGGGTAAATGACCCAGCCGATTCTTCAACATGAATTCGACAGCATACTTCATGTTGAAAGGGGGAGCGGGAGTTGTTGGGAAAGTGTGATGCGGTGTGACAAGCTAATGCTAGAAACGCATTGTTTTTCTTTTTTTTCTGGAATTAAAATCGAGATTGATTTCCTGGGGGGGGGCTGGTTTTTTTGCCCTGGATATTTTGGATAAGGCAACCCCGCCAACGACGAAGAAGATGCCGATGCCAAGGATGATGAGAGTGGTCTGATTCATAGCTGTGATCTATGTGTAGTGAACGAATACAAGGTCAAGACATCTGTCTGTTTTGAAGGGAAGAGTGACGAAATAAGAACGCCCACAGCAATGTCTGGCCGTGGGCGTTCTTATTTGGGAGAGGTGTTTTGAAAATGTCGACAAATCCAGCATTGAATGTATGCGGTTTGGGTGGTCGAAGCTAGGTGTGTTAAGAAATAAGCGCAAAGCCTCCGGCCTAGATGAGGCCGAGAGCTTTGCTCTTTTATTTGAATTATCCGGCTTAAGCGACTTCTATATAGGACTGACTAAGAGCTGTAACGACTAAAAAAAATATGAAAAGACGTCATGCCTATTCGAGAGGACAGGCATGACATCTTCAACGTCAATATAATATTAAAACCTATTCAGGTACGTAAAGTTCAACTGCTGAAGCTTCTTATCTATCAAGAGTTTTATTCATCAGCGCGGGGCCATATATGCCCTAGGCTCTTCGGACTACTGAGCGGCGAATTAAGGTGGATCTTTTTTTATCAAGATAAGTTCGTTTGGATAATCTTGTGCTGCATTGTTGAAATAAATGCATGATTATATATAGCTCTATATACAAATTGCTCTTAATCTGCCAGGCCTTTATATTGGTGCTTGTGGGTCTAAATTCTAATAATTTGTTTGAAGCGTAGTTCTGCAGCTCTAGGTCGGGCTGCATAGTGCTATTTACTTGTTTCTAGTTTTTTTGTGTATTGCTCAAGCTTAGTTTTCATTTCCTGCACAGTTTTTGCGTTATTGTCTTTCTGAGCGATTTGGATGGCTTCTTTCAAGGTGTTGATGGCCTTTTGCAAGAAACCGGATTCTGCGTATGCCGTAGCGAGCGT
This genomic window contains:
- a CDS encoding Fic family protein, with amino-acid sequence MVSGRSGKVKLHYEAPPADLFPKEMEVFLDWFNSPVDGDGIVRAGIAHFWFVTLHPFDDGNGRLARAITDMAIAQDEQTSQKSYSLSSQVSASQKAY
- a CDS encoding YagK/YfjJ domain-containing protein encodes the protein MHHKSTTNKGCFNGLPINTGNGRFFCFHIILQRLYDSMWWMTGKHCRVLAIRFDLHFPVDYKSKGENVEIQHFFKIMRDNARNLSKRKGAKIDLHYVWVKEQKSSKHPHYHCIVFVNGSVVRDYRRFLGKVIKVWGRVLDRDAKNYVWPCDRNQKGMAVENGVILERPPRKASVCTLIDSTISFNSAIDHLFYRASYLAKTNQKQDASPDSHRFGASQLR
- a CDS encoding BrnA antitoxin family protein encodes the protein MKSQKLIIQDDDPDVQAAMFVKHARKALERQKPNKTSISIRLHTDVIEFLESISDGKYQPAINTILRAFVEYPVDKLPEALADDDSLPDLPKKPVSIRLDKDLFATFKEQGKGYQTRINQALRVFLLYSKASSGGYY